The Rhodoflexus caldus genome has a window encoding:
- a CDS encoding cytochrome c oxidase subunit II, protein MTGLLLLTGGILVIAVFALVYRILSLVNIAKGNQGKRVGTSNAVNSFLFILFFFVGFGLIFWYSGKASENFLPEAASEHGKLTDKLFWITTAITFVVFFLTHIVLFFSPYFFRYRESRTAYWWPDNTKLEVAWTVVPAIVLTVLVLTGWWAWRDITAPAPDDSLQVEIVGKQFNWMTRYGGKDGKIGKYDYRKIDATNQLGMDFAADKSNFDDFTPREIHLPKGKSVLLKIRARDVLHSVFMPHFRVKMDAVPGMPTNFWFTPTKTTEEMRKELNDPNFNYELACTEICGQGHFAMRMVIVVSEPEEFEKWYASQEPWAKQNADYIASLNLENSKELASLFNQK, encoded by the coding sequence ATGACAGGTCTTCTTCTTTTAACGGGTGGCATTTTGGTAATTGCCGTGTTTGCTTTGGTATATCGCATACTTTCTTTGGTAAATATTGCCAAAGGTAACCAAGGAAAGCGCGTCGGTACCAGCAATGCCGTAAACAGTTTTTTGTTTATTCTGTTTTTCTTTGTAGGCTTTGGGCTTATCTTCTGGTACTCAGGCAAGGCAAGTGAAAACTTCCTGCCCGAAGCTGCTTCTGAGCATGGTAAGCTGACCGACAAACTGTTTTGGATAACAACAGCCATCACATTTGTTGTATTTTTTCTGACACACATTGTCTTGTTTTTTTCGCCGTATTTCTTCCGCTATCGTGAATCTCGTACTGCCTACTGGTGGCCGGATAATACTAAGTTGGAAGTTGCATGGACAGTAGTTCCTGCAATTGTTCTTACGGTGCTTGTACTCACCGGATGGTGGGCATGGCGCGATATTACTGCACCTGCTCCCGATGACAGCTTGCAAGTTGAAATTGTTGGTAAGCAATTTAACTGGATGACTCGTTACGGAGGCAAAGACGGTAAGATAGGTAAGTATGACTACCGTAAAATTGATGCTACTAATCAGTTAGGTATGGACTTCGCTGCTGACAAGTCTAATTTTGATGATTTTACTCCACGCGAAATCCATTTACCAAAAGGGAAAAGCGTATTATTGAAAATCCGCGCACGCGATGTATTACACAGCGTTTTCATGCCTCACTTCCGTGTAAAAATGGATGCTGTGCCGGGTATGCCTACTAACTTCTGGTTTACACCCACTAAAACTACCGAAGAAATGCGCAAAGAGTTAAATGACCCCAATTTCAATTATGAGTTAGCTTGTACCGAAATTTGTGGTCAGGGACACTTTGCCATGCGCATGGTAATCGTCGTATCAGAACCTGAAGAATTTGAAAAATGGTATGCTTCTCAAGAGCCTTGGGCTAAGCAAAATGCAGACTATATTGCATCATTAAATCTCGAGAACAGCAAAGAGTTAGCTAGTCTTTTCAACCAGAAATAA
- a CDS encoding heme exporter protein CcmB, whose translation MIMREILILLGKELRLEWRRKYAFNGILLYIVATVFVAYLSFNLKKSQLSPLTWNALFWIILLFTAISAIAKSFVQEPESRHYYYYQLVRPESVIISKILYNSLLMVVMSVIGLLIYVILLGNPVQDMSFFLLDVALGSMGFAAALTLVSAIAAKAQSSGTLMAVLGFPVVLPMIMLLIKVSKNAIDGLARSQSHDELLMLGGINLIVLAVSFLLFPFLWKA comes from the coding sequence ATGATTATGCGTGAAATCCTCATTTTGCTGGGTAAGGAACTGCGCTTGGAGTGGCGCAGAAAGTACGCCTTTAACGGTATTTTGCTGTACATTGTCGCTACAGTATTTGTGGCCTATCTGAGTTTTAACCTGAAAAAGAGTCAGTTAAGCCCGCTTACATGGAATGCGCTGTTTTGGATTATTCTGTTGTTTACAGCCATCAGTGCCATTGCCAAAAGTTTTGTGCAAGAGCCTGAAAGCCGTCATTATTACTACTACCAATTGGTGCGCCCCGAAAGCGTGATTATATCTAAAATTCTGTATAACAGCTTGTTAATGGTTGTTATGTCTGTCATCGGGCTGTTGATATACGTCATTTTGCTGGGCAATCCGGTGCAGGATATGTCTTTTTTTCTGCTGGATGTGGCACTGGGCAGCATGGGGTTTGCTGCTGCACTAACGCTGGTTTCCGCCATTGCCGCCAAAGCGCAAAGCAGCGGGACACTAATGGCAGTGCTGGGTTTTCCTGTTGTGCTGCCAATGATTATGCTGCTCATCAAAGTTTCAAAAAATGCGATAGACGGCCTCGCACGCAGCCAAAGCCACGATGAGTTGCTGATGCTTGGCGGCATTAATCTGATTGTGCTGGCGGTTTCGTTCCTTTTATTCCCCTTTTTGTGGAAGGCGTAA
- a CDS encoding glutamine synthetase III family protein, translating into MSRLRFIALEQAASRGIVDVAAPSKKVSDYYGMNVFGDEAMKSYLSSDMYKKLKAHVQKGETLDEALADAVAAAMKTWALERGVTHYTHWFQPLTGSTAEKHDAFFEPSDNGKVLEKFKGSALVRQEPDASSFPSGGIRNTFEARGYTAWDPTSPAFIIENGSSKTLCIPTVFVSYTGEALDHKAPLLKSLALIDKAATAVCEYFDKDVTHVYATLGVEQEYFLIDRALYFARPDLVMSGRTLFGHTPAKGQQLEDHYFGSIPSRVRAYMQDLEIEAYKLGIPLRTRHNEVAPSQFECAPTFEEINLANDHNQLLMDIMEKVAERHNFKVLLHEKPFAGINGSGKHNNWSLATNTGVNLLQPTSKAKENLQFLTFFVNIIKAVYENADLLRASIASAGNDFRLGANEAPPAIMSVFIGEQLTEVLDELEHNGNIKIDKGDNMYMKLGIDKIPPILLDNTDRNRTSPFAFTGNKFEFRAVGSSANCATALVVLNTIVADQLKKFKAEVDAQIEGGKKKEVAIVDVLREYIKQSKAIRFEGNGYSDEWVEEAAKRGLSNIKTTPHALEAYLSKKSRQVLVGNGIFSEVELEARVDVMLHNYALKVQIESRALGTFAMNQAIPSALEFQNKLIENARGLKELGLKEESEHLKDLIKDLSRHVNAIKTNVDAMIEARKAANELDTHHMAIAYCEKVKPFFDVIRYHVDKLELMVPDDMWPFPKYRELLFIK; encoded by the coding sequence ATGTCCAGACTAAGATTTATTGCTTTGGAACAAGCCGCCTCCCGCGGTATTGTAGATGTGGCAGCGCCTTCCAAGAAGGTATCTGACTACTATGGAATGAACGTATTCGGCGACGAAGCGATGAAAAGCTATCTTTCATCGGATATGTACAAAAAACTGAAAGCACATGTGCAGAAGGGTGAAACGCTGGATGAGGCGCTGGCAGATGCCGTAGCGGCTGCGATGAAAACTTGGGCTTTGGAGCGCGGTGTTACGCATTATACCCACTGGTTTCAGCCTCTGACGGGTTCTACTGCCGAAAAGCACGATGCTTTTTTTGAACCTTCGGACAACGGCAAAGTTTTGGAAAAATTCAAAGGCAGTGCGCTGGTGCGTCAGGAGCCTGATGCGTCTTCCTTCCCGAGCGGTGGTATCCGTAATACGTTTGAGGCGCGTGGTTACACTGCATGGGACCCTACATCGCCTGCTTTTATTATTGAAAACGGCAGCAGCAAAACGCTTTGTATCCCTACGGTTTTTGTATCTTACACAGGTGAGGCACTCGACCACAAAGCTCCTCTGCTGAAATCTCTGGCATTGATTGATAAAGCGGCTACCGCTGTTTGCGAATATTTTGACAAAGATGTTACACATGTTTATGCCACATTGGGCGTAGAGCAGGAGTATTTCCTGATTGACCGCGCGCTGTATTTCGCGCGCCCCGACTTAGTGATGTCCGGTCGTACACTGTTTGGGCATACGCCGGCCAAAGGTCAGCAATTGGAAGACCATTATTTTGGCTCCATTCCTTCGCGTGTGCGCGCCTACATGCAGGATTTGGAGATTGAAGCCTACAAACTGGGCATTCCGCTGCGCACCCGCCACAACGAAGTTGCTCCCAGCCAGTTTGAATGTGCGCCTACTTTTGAGGAAATCAACCTTGCCAATGACCACAACCAGTTGTTGATGGATATTATGGAGAAGGTTGCCGAGCGCCACAACTTCAAAGTTTTGTTGCACGAAAAACCCTTTGCCGGTATCAATGGCAGCGGCAAGCATAACAACTGGTCGCTGGCCACTAACACGGGCGTAAATCTATTGCAACCAACCAGCAAAGCCAAAGAAAACCTGCAATTCCTGACCTTCTTTGTCAATATCATCAAGGCGGTATATGAAAATGCGGATTTGTTGCGTGCTTCCATAGCTTCTGCCGGTAATGACTTCCGCTTGGGTGCCAACGAAGCTCCGCCGGCTATTATGTCGGTATTTATCGGCGAGCAACTGACCGAAGTTTTGGATGAACTGGAACACAACGGCAATATCAAGATTGACAAAGGCGATAATATGTACATGAAGCTCGGTATTGATAAAATTCCGCCGATTTTGCTTGATAATACCGACCGCAACCGTACCTCGCCGTTTGCATTTACAGGTAATAAATTTGAGTTCCGTGCCGTGGGTTCATCTGCCAACTGTGCAACAGCACTGGTCGTATTGAATACCATTGTAGCCGACCAACTAAAGAAGTTTAAAGCAGAGGTAGATGCACAAATTGAAGGCGGCAAGAAAAAAGAGGTTGCCATTGTAGATGTACTGCGCGAATACATCAAGCAATCCAAAGCTATTCGTTTTGAAGGCAACGGTTACAGCGATGAGTGGGTGGAAGAGGCAGCTAAGCGCGGTTTGTCCAATATCAAAACAACTCCTCATGCGTTGGAAGCCTATCTGAGCAAAAAGTCCCGTCAGGTGTTGGTTGGCAACGGCATTTTCAGCGAGGTAGAACTGGAAGCACGTGTAGATGTTATGTTGCATAACTATGCGCTGAAAGTACAAATAGAGTCGCGTGCATTGGGTACTTTCGCCATGAATCAGGCCATTCCTTCGGCGTTGGAGTTCCAGAATAAACTGATTGAAAATGCCCGCGGATTGAAAGAATTAGGCTTGAAAGAAGAGTCGGAACACCTGAAAGACCTCATCAAAGACCTTTCCCGTCATGTAAATGCCATTAAGACCAACGTGGACGCAATGATTGAAGCCCGTAAGGCAGCCAATGAATTGGATACACATCACATGGCAATTGCTTACTGCGAGAAAGTAAAACCTTTCTTTGATGTGATTCGCTACCATGTGGACAAGTTGGAACTGATGGTGCCTGATGATATGTGGCCGTTCCCTAAATACCGCGAGTTGTTGTTTATCAAATAG
- a CDS encoding DUF58 domain-containing protein, which produces MENNLREIFFKLRRYEIKIRKAVNTQMQGDFHSVFKGSGLEFDDVRAYQYGDDVRTIDWNVSAKGHGIYVKTFKEEKEQNVFLILDVSGSQYIGKPNQQKIDYGREICGILTISALKENSSVGLLCFSNQREKYIKPKKGTKHAYELLTSMFRLQPESFKTSLNKALAVAMNIIKRKSIVVLVSDFVDEGYERNLKAMAKKHDLIVIHLADHRESTLPPMGIVPLLDKETRRTVWVNTSSEAFRDKIAGQFSQKREQLEKLCHQFNANYLFVDTSEDYVPRLVKLFKVRNLTTKK; this is translated from the coding sequence TTGGAAAACAATCTTCGCGAAATATTCTTCAAGTTGCGCCGCTACGAAATCAAAATCCGCAAGGCTGTAAACACCCAAATGCAGGGCGACTTTCACTCTGTATTCAAAGGTTCGGGGCTGGAGTTTGACGACGTGCGCGCCTACCAATACGGCGACGATGTACGCACTATCGACTGGAACGTAAGTGCCAAAGGCCACGGCATCTATGTTAAAACGTTCAAGGAAGAAAAAGAACAGAATGTTTTCCTGATTCTCGATGTGAGCGGCTCGCAATACATCGGCAAGCCGAATCAGCAAAAAATTGACTATGGCCGCGAAATATGCGGCATCCTAACCATCTCGGCACTGAAAGAAAACAGTTCGGTAGGGCTGCTCTGTTTCAGCAACCAACGCGAAAAATACATCAAGCCCAAAAAAGGCACTAAACACGCCTACGAACTGCTTACATCCATGTTTCGCCTGCAACCCGAATCGTTCAAAACCAGTTTGAACAAGGCTCTGGCAGTGGCAATGAACATCATTAAGCGCAAAAGCATCGTAGTACTGGTAAGCGACTTTGTAGACGAAGGCTACGAGCGCAACCTGAAAGCAATGGCAAAAAAACACGACCTGATTGTTATTCACCTCGCCGACCATCGCGAAAGCACACTGCCACCCATGGGAATTGTACCGCTGTTAGATAAAGAAACGCGCCGCACCGTTTGGGTAAATACGTCATCAGAGGCATTTCGCGATAAAATTGCAGGACAATTCAGCCAAAAGCGTGAGCAATTAGAAAAATTGTGCCACCAGTTCAATGCCAATTATTTGTTCGTAGATACATCGGAAGACTACGTACCTCGTTTGGTAAAACTCTTCAAAGTCCGCAATCTGACGACGAAGAAATAG
- a CDS encoding cytochrome c oxidase subunit I — protein MATVDIDLHKSVGEHAHHDDHHEEHHHHEETFITKYLFTEDHKMIAKQFLLTGMFWAIVGGILSILFRLQLGFPDANLEFLRPLLGDWITTQGKLDQNFYLALVTMHGTIMVFFVLTAGLSGTFSNFLIPLQIGARDMASGFMNMLSYWFFFLSSVIMFISLFIETGPASGGWVVYPPLSALPQAMPGSGLGMTLWLVSMSLFIVSSLLGGINYIATVINLRTDGLSFSKLPLTIWAFFLTAVLGLLSFPVLFAAALLLIFDRSFGTSFYLSEIYINGEPLHNMGGSPVLYQHLFWFLGHPEVYIVMLPGLGITSEIIATNARKPIFGYRAMIGSLLAIAFLAFIVWAHHMFVSGMNPFLGTIFMFLTLIIAVPSAVKVFNYLATLWRGNIVFTPAMLFSIGLVSFFISGGVTGIALGNTAIDIQLHDTYFVVAHFHLVMGSASFFGMLAGIYHWFPKMFGRMMDEKLGYVHFWITFIGVYMVFFPMHYIGIAGFPRRYYSWTNFNAFDTFSDLNAFISTAAIITLSAQLIFLFNFFYSMFKGRLAPENPWRSNTLEWTTPRFPGHGNWPGKIPTVYRWPYDYSKPGAKEDFIPQTVPFSATPESNLPHENEMIELEKEFAK, from the coding sequence ATGGCAACAGTAGATATTGACTTGCACAAGTCAGTTGGTGAGCATGCTCACCACGATGACCATCATGAGGAGCATCACCATCATGAGGAGACGTTCATCACCAAGTATCTTTTTACGGAAGACCATAAAATGATTGCCAAGCAATTCCTGCTTACAGGTATGTTTTGGGCAATTGTCGGTGGTATTCTTTCCATTCTTTTCCGTTTGCAACTCGGCTTCCCCGATGCAAATTTGGAATTTTTGCGTCCGTTGCTGGGTGATTGGATTACTACCCAAGGTAAATTAGACCAGAATTTCTACTTGGCTCTTGTTACCATGCACGGTACCATCATGGTGTTCTTTGTATTGACCGCCGGCCTGAGTGGTACTTTCAGCAACTTCTTGATTCCGCTGCAAATTGGTGCACGCGACATGGCTTCTGGTTTTATGAACATGCTTTCGTATTGGTTCTTCTTCCTTTCAAGCGTTATCATGTTCATTTCTCTGTTCATTGAAACAGGGCCTGCCAGTGGCGGTTGGGTGGTATATCCTCCATTGAGCGCTCTGCCTCAGGCAATGCCGGGCTCAGGTTTGGGTATGACGCTTTGGTTGGTCAGCATGAGTTTGTTTATTGTATCGTCTCTGCTGGGTGGTATTAACTACATTGCTACTGTTATCAACCTGCGCACAGACGGCTTGTCTTTCTCTAAGTTGCCACTGACCATCTGGGCGTTCTTCCTGACAGCCGTTTTAGGTTTGTTGTCATTCCCTGTGTTGTTTGCTGCGGCTCTGTTGCTGATTTTTGACCGTAGCTTTGGTACAAGTTTCTATCTGTCAGAAATTTACATCAACGGCGAGCCTTTGCATAACATGGGTGGCAGCCCTGTATTGTATCAGCACTTGTTCTGGTTCTTGGGACACCCTGAAGTATATATCGTAATGTTGCCCGGTTTGGGTATTACTTCTGAGATTATTGCTACCAATGCACGTAAGCCAATTTTCGGTTATCGTGCGATGATTGGTTCTTTGCTGGCAATTGCTTTCTTGGCATTTATCGTATGGGCACACCACATGTTCGTTTCAGGCATGAATCCATTCCTTGGTACAATCTTCATGTTCCTGACGCTGATTATTGCGGTGCCTTCTGCGGTGAAAGTGTTTAACTATTTGGCTACTTTGTGGCGCGGTAATATCGTATTTACTCCTGCGATGTTGTTCTCTATCGGTCTGGTATCGTTCTTTATCTCCGGTGGTGTAACAGGTATTGCGCTGGGTAATACAGCAATTGACATCCAGTTGCACGATACATACTTCGTTGTAGCGCACTTCCACTTGGTAATGGGTTCTGCTTCATTCTTCGGTATGCTGGCTGGCATCTATCACTGGTTCCCCAAAATGTTCGGACGCATGATGGATGAGAAGTTAGGCTATGTACACTTCTGGATTACTTTCATTGGTGTTTACATGGTATTCTTCCCAATGCACTATATCGGTATTGCAGGTTTCCCTCGCCGCTACTATTCATGGACTAACTTTAATGCATTTGATACATTCTCCGATTTGAATGCATTTATCAGTACTGCCGCGATTATCACATTGAGTGCACAGTTGATATTCTTGTTCAACTTCTTCTATTCAATGTTCAAAGGTCGTTTGGCTCCTGAAAATCCATGGCGTTCCAATACATTGGAGTGGACAACACCTCGCTTCCCCGGACACGGCAACTGGCCCGGTAAGATTCCTACCGTATATCGTTGGCCATACGATTACAGCAAACCCGGTGCGAAGGAAGATTTCATCCCTCAAACTGTACCATTCTCTGCTACTCCAGAATCAAACCTTCCTCATGAAAATGAGATGATTGAACTGGAAAAAGAGTTTGCAAAATAA
- a CDS encoding Gfo/Idh/MocA family protein, giving the protein MKRRNFIRKTLGASVLAGAGIVPLSNAQVVELQQAPVPSRFAANDKIRLGCIGMGIISQYDIKSALEAGGSEIVAACDLYTGRLTKAKETYGKNLFTTRDYRELLARKDIDAVIIATPDHWHTRIAMDALAAGKHVYCEKPLIHKPEEGKMLVEAAKKSGKILQVGSQRVSSLAFNEAKKYYEQGAIGAINMVVANMGRHSSLGAWQYSIPPDANPQTVDYETFLGNAPKTPFDATRFFRWRNYRDYGTGIPGDLFVHLISGVHYITGSLGPERVFASGQLSYWKDGRDVPDVVSAVMEYPATATHPAFQMVLSVNFADGSGGGEFTRIIGTEGMIELTWTGFTLKRSPLPKAPGYGGYDSFNTFTKEQQEAFEQQYKSRWKEEDRKAPKLEDIVFKQPQGYDERTDHFRNFYASIREGKPNIQDAAFGVRAAGPCLAANLSAAERRIVQWNPAEMTLS; this is encoded by the coding sequence ATGAAAAGACGCAATTTCATCAGAAAAACGCTGGGAGCCTCCGTGCTGGCAGGTGCGGGCATTGTTCCGCTGTCAAATGCACAGGTCGTAGAACTGCAACAAGCGCCCGTTCCTTCCCGATTTGCCGCCAATGATAAAATCCGCTTGGGATGTATCGGTATGGGCATTATTTCGCAATACGACATTAAGTCGGCGCTGGAAGCAGGGGGTAGTGAAATAGTAGCTGCTTGCGACCTCTACACAGGTCGCCTTACCAAGGCTAAGGAAACATACGGGAAAAATCTGTTCACCACCCGCGACTACCGCGAACTGCTCGCCCGCAAAGATATTGATGCCGTCATCATTGCCACCCCCGACCATTGGCATACACGCATCGCAATGGATGCCTTGGCAGCAGGCAAACATGTCTATTGCGAGAAGCCGCTCATCCACAAACCCGAAGAAGGCAAAATGCTGGTAGAAGCTGCGAAAAAATCGGGTAAAATTTTGCAGGTAGGCAGCCAGCGCGTCAGCAGTCTGGCATTTAACGAAGCCAAAAAATATTATGAACAGGGGGCTATCGGTGCCATTAATATGGTAGTGGCCAATATGGGGCGGCACAGCTCGCTCGGTGCATGGCAATACTCCATTCCACCCGATGCCAATCCGCAAACCGTTGATTATGAGACCTTTTTGGGTAATGCACCTAAAACGCCGTTTGATGCGACGCGATTTTTCCGTTGGCGCAACTACCGCGACTACGGCACGGGCATCCCGGGCGATTTGTTTGTACATCTGATTTCGGGCGTGCACTACATCACCGGTTCTTTAGGCCCCGAGCGCGTGTTTGCATCGGGACAACTCTCCTACTGGAAAGACGGCCGCGATGTGCCCGATGTAGTTTCGGCCGTAATGGAGTACCCCGCCACAGCCACACATCCTGCCTTTCAGATGGTTCTTTCCGTCAATTTTGCCGATGGCTCCGGCGGCGGCGAATTTACCCGCATCATAGGCACGGAGGGCATGATAGAACTCACATGGACAGGGTTTACACTTAAACGCTCGCCTTTGCCCAAAGCGCCGGGCTATGGCGGCTATGACTCGTTCAATACTTTCACCAAGGAGCAACAAGAAGCCTTTGAACAGCAATACAAAAGCCGCTGGAAAGAAGAAGACCGCAAGGCTCCCAAATTGGAAGACATCGTATTTAAACAACCGCAAGGCTACGATGAGCGCACCGACCACTTCCGCAACTTTTACGCAAGCATCAGGGAAGGCAAACCCAATATTCAGGATGCGGCCTTCGGCGTTCGGGCAGCAGGGCCTTGCTTGGCAGCAAATCTGAGCGCTGCCGAAAGACGCATCGTGCAGTGGAATCCTGCGGAAATGACTTTATCATAA
- a CDS encoding VOC family protein — MEIKGLDHISLHVADVRQSVAFYEEVMGLMQVKRPDFDFQGAWFSLGNGQTLHLIEGRTMPPHWGSRATHIAFAVPDIALAAKYFAGKGVFHTPIKERPDKVKQFFITDPDGYCLEICEAAYV; from the coding sequence ATGGAAATAAAGGGTTTAGACCACATATCGCTACATGTGGCAGACGTACGGCAAAGCGTCGCATTTTATGAAGAAGTAATGGGTTTAATGCAGGTGAAAAGACCCGATTTTGATTTCCAAGGTGCATGGTTTAGCTTGGGCAACGGGCAGACCTTGCATTTGATAGAGGGAAGAACAATGCCGCCGCATTGGGGCAGTCGGGCGACGCACATTGCTTTCGCTGTGCCCGATATAGCACTTGCGGCAAAGTACTTCGCGGGCAAAGGTGTTTTTCATACACCCATTAAGGAGCGTCCGGATAAGGTGAAACAGTTTTTCATTACAGACCCTGACGGGTATTGTTTAGAGATTTGCGAGGCGGCTTATGTTTAA
- a CDS encoding OsmC family protein, which produces MIIDIQRIDDAFHMRAVNESGRTVEIDAAPAIGGHDAGMRPMQMVLAALGGCSAIDVIDILKKQRLNLQDIRLRISAKRAENAIPAVFTHIHMHFVLTGAIPDEKAARAITLSVDKYCSVAAMLRSTAEISHSFEILPTTPEQT; this is translated from the coding sequence ATGATTATAGATATTCAACGCATAGATGATGCCTTTCACATGCGGGCAGTTAATGAGTCAGGCCGAACGGTTGAAATAGATGCCGCTCCGGCAATTGGCGGCCACGATGCAGGTATGCGCCCCATGCAAATGGTACTGGCGGCACTTGGTGGCTGCTCCGCAATAGATGTGATTGATATTTTGAAAAAACAACGGCTCAACCTGCAAGATATTCGCCTGCGAATCAGTGCCAAAAGAGCCGAAAATGCTATCCCTGCTGTATTTACGCACATTCACATGCATTTTGTCTTAACAGGTGCTATCCCCGATGAAAAAGCAGCAAGAGCCATTACGCTTTCTGTGGACAAATACTGCTCCGTAGCTGCCATGCTACGCTCTACGGCTGAAATTTCGCACAGCTTTGAAATTTTACCAACCACACCTGAACAAACCTGA
- a CDS encoding type B 50S ribosomal protein L31: MKKDIHPNYREVVFLDTQSNFKFITRSTIETKDTIEWEDGKTYPLVKIEISSASHPFYTGSTKAYVATAGRVEKFLKKYNKK, from the coding sequence ATGAAGAAAGACATCCATCCAAACTACCGTGAAGTTGTATTTCTGGACACTCAGAGCAACTTTAAGTTCATCACCCGTTCTACCATTGAAACAAAAGATACGATTGAGTGGGAAGATGGCAAGACTTATCCTTTGGTGAAAATTGAAATCAGTTCTGCTTCACATCCTTTCTATACAGGCAGTACAAAAGCATACGTGGCAACTGCCGGTCGTGTGGAGAAATTCCTCAAGAAGTACAACAAAAAATAG
- a CDS encoding PhzF family phenazine biosynthesis protein, translating to MQRIPIYQIDAFTRKVFGGNPAAVCPLEEWLPEAVMQAIAAENNLAETAFFVPRGREFEIRWFTPEVEVDLCGHATLAAAYVILNELGSPNNYVHFHSQSGLLKVYRKHDYLELDFPSRPPQPAEYPPGLIAGLGAMPQHILRSRDYVCVYETAEEVAALEPRFEELAKLDVLGIIATAPGTDADFVSRFFAPGAGVNEDPVTGSAHSTLIPYWAERLGKQKMFARQISKRGGELFCELHGERVRIGGYAVPYLKGEILLPKSD from the coding sequence ATGCAACGAATACCGATTTATCAGATAGATGCTTTTACGCGCAAGGTGTTTGGGGGTAATCCTGCTGCGGTTTGTCCTTTGGAAGAGTGGTTGCCGGAGGCTGTTATGCAGGCAATCGCCGCTGAGAACAACTTGGCTGAAACGGCCTTTTTTGTTCCGCGCGGCCGCGAGTTTGAAATTCGCTGGTTTACGCCTGAGGTAGAGGTGGATTTGTGCGGACATGCTACGCTGGCGGCTGCTTACGTGATTCTGAATGAGTTGGGAAGTCCGAATAACTACGTGCATTTCCACTCGCAAAGTGGTTTGCTGAAAGTATATCGGAAGCATGATTATTTGGAACTGGACTTTCCGAGTCGTCCGCCGCAACCTGCGGAGTATCCTCCGGGATTAATTGCAGGATTGGGCGCAATGCCGCAGCATATTTTGCGTTCGCGCGATTATGTGTGTGTATATGAAACAGCGGAGGAAGTGGCAGCGCTGGAGCCGCGGTTTGAAGAGCTCGCGAAATTAGATGTACTCGGCATTATCGCCACTGCACCGGGCACAGATGCTGACTTTGTTTCCCGTTTTTTTGCTCCCGGTGCGGGTGTAAATGAAGACCCCGTTACAGGCTCGGCGCACAGTACGCTGATTCCTTATTGGGCAGAGCGCTTAGGCAAGCAGAAAATGTTTGCCCGTCAGATTTCAAAACGAGGCGGCGAACTGTTCTGCGAATTGCATGGCGAGCGTGTGAGAATCGGAGGATATGCCGTTCCTTATTTAAAGGGTGAGATATTATTGCCCAAAAGCGATTGA
- a CDS encoding DUF4136 domain-containing protein, whose product MKRLIILWTIIALLVAACNPMKVYVRKDEAADFSKYKTFAFLQRPPDERVYGSLLAENEMIYGIQEELEARGLKADTTAPDLLVSFKSNAQVSQKQVTSVPPMWGMPMWGFYDPFFWGPAMMNPWNQRQTQTITEAKGTIELFLFERITKKPVWQGAAIGNADNPYENVRLSLQKLFSRFPLKRQRPYPKYDL is encoded by the coding sequence ATGAAGCGATTAATCATACTTTGGACAATAATAGCACTATTGGTTGCTGCCTGCAACCCCATGAAAGTATATGTGCGCAAAGATGAGGCGGCTGATTTCAGCAAATACAAAACATTTGCTTTTTTGCAGCGTCCTCCCGATGAGCGTGTGTACGGCAGTTTGCTTGCCGAAAATGAAATGATTTACGGTATTCAGGAGGAGTTAGAGGCGCGCGGACTGAAAGCAGATACGACTGCGCCTGATTTATTGGTTTCGTTCAAGTCTAATGCACAGGTTTCCCAAAAGCAGGTAACAAGCGTGCCGCCTATGTGGGGAATGCCCATGTGGGGTTTTTATGACCCGTTTTTTTGGGGGCCGGCCATGATGAACCCATGGAATCAACGGCAAACGCAAACCATCACAGAGGCCAAAGGAACTATTGAGTTGTTTTTGTTTGAACGAATTACCAAAAAACCGGTTTGGCAGGGTGCGGCTATCGGAAACGCCGATAACCCCTATGAAAATGTGCGATTGTCGCTTCAGAAACTGTTTAGCCGATTCCCGTTGAAACGGCAGCGGCCTTACCCGAAGTACGACTTATAG